The Sedimentibacter sp. zth1 DNA segment ACAACTGCCAGCGGAATCATATTTTGACGGTTGTTGAGTGTTCTGGGAGTTTCAAGAAAACGAACATTCTGATTTGACATTTTGTCAATGAGAAGTTCCATATTTACTTTTCCGTGTACCGAAGCAATAAGATTTTTGTAGCGGTCTGTTTCCGTGCCAAACAAAACAGTTTTATAATAATCAAGACCGTCATCACCGTACCACATAACACTACCGATATATTTTTTAGCATAAGTAACTCTTAACATATCATCAAAATTATCAACAAAATATTTCATTTTGGTATTTTTACCGGTTTCACTGTCAAAATAGCGATATGTTTCCAGTGTAATGGTCTTCTTGTCCGTATAGATTTTTTCTGTTTTTTCCCCTGTTATGTCGTCGTAATATACAATTGTTGCTGGTTTTAGTTTTATGGCAAGATCTTCTGTCCGTTCTAGACGACACTGGCCGATTTCCTTTTGTAATGTATTTTTGTATTGCGTTTCGGTCATATCCATAAAAATAACTTCTTTTACAGAAAACTTTGGTTCTATAGGCACAACCAGAAGCAATACAGCAAGCAGTATAATTGCAATTATAATTTCCATATAAAAATAGAAACCACGAGAGGCAATTTTCATTTCCTTGCAATAGTTACTCCACACTTTCATCTGATGTCAGCCCCTTTCCTGTAACCTTGATAAAGATTTCTTCAAGAGTCGCTTCCTTGGAATGCATTGTAATAATCTCACAGTTGTTTATTATCTCGTTCAGCCTTGCCTTTTCCTCTTTAACTGCCGGTGCAAGATTTTCTTTTTTTACGATACCGTTTCCTATATACTCAACCTCAATGGTCTTTTCGCCATACTGCAATTTAAGATTTTTAGGTGAGTCTATAAGCATAATTTTGCCATCGATGATAAACGCAACTCTATCGCAAAGCTCTTCGGCAATGTACATATTATGTGTTGTCAAAAATGCTGTTGTACCTTTGTCACATTCTTTGCGAATAATATCCTTTATACCTGCTGCAATTGCAGGATCAAGTCCTGTTGTTGGCTCGTCAAGAAACCACAATTCAGGTTTATTGATAAGAGAGCGTGCAAAAGTCAAGCGATGCTTCATACCCTTTGAAAATTCGCCTACCTTTTGTTTTTCCTTACCTTTCAAACCCACCATTGCAATCAATTCTTTAACGTCACGGGTAGGAACATCATACAGCTTTGCATAATAACGTAAATTTTCCTCTGCTGTAAGCTTTGAATAAAGGTTTGACTGCTCAAAGGATACCCCGATTTTGTTAAATCTCCTTTTATCCTCTTTAGAAATGTCATAACCGTCTACAATCACCTTGCCCTTTTGCAACGTCAACAATCCTGTCAGGATATTTTGTGTTGTGGATTTGCCGGCACCAGACGGACCAAGAAACCCAAAGATTTCGCCCTTTTTCACTTC contains these protein-coding regions:
- a CDS encoding ABC transporter ATP-binding protein, encoding MIKVEHLYHSYSNDEHYSVSDVSFEVKKGEIFGFLGPSGAGKSTTQNILTGLLTLQKGKVIVDGYDISKEDKRRFNKIGVSFEQSNLYSKLTAEENLRYYAKLYDVPTRDVKELIAMVGLKGKEKQKVGEFSKGMKHRLTFARSLINKPELWFLDEPTTGLDPAIAAGIKDIIRKECDKGTTAFLTTHNMYIAEELCDRVAFIIDGKIMLIDSPKNLKLQYGEKTIEVEYIGNGIVKKENLAPAVKEEKARLNEIINNCEIITMHSKEATLEEIFIKVTGKGLTSDESVE
- a CDS encoding ABC transporter permease; the protein is MEIIIAIILLAVLLLVVPIEPKFSVKEVIFMDMTETQYKNTLQKEIGQCRLERTEDLAIKLKPATIVYYDDITGEKTEKIYTDKKTITLETYRYFDSETGKNTKMKYFVDNFDDMLRVTYAKKYIGSVMWYGDDGLDYYKTVLFGTETDRYKNLIASVHGKVNMELLIDKMSNQNVRFLETPRTLNNRQNMIPLAVVLMNGLMGMMVLIAYISIDKSEGLIKATAVSPTKTSQYLISKIMVVLTTSLVSTLVVAIPVMGTHPNYPLFILTALSLTILSCTIGLLTASYFKDIKASFGIIMLVMIVLMLPALTFLLPSFSPTWMKILPTYYMIEAIKETLLVTTDVAFVLLSNVGMVIGAIVLFLLANKRYKKILGI